The proteins below are encoded in one region of Flavobacterium nackdongense:
- a CDS encoding molybdopterin oxidoreductase family protein, whose translation MAKLPVAEENIVTKFGPHKNYSPKDGYPGRDEPDALVKTHCCFCGMQCGIQLSVKDNKVVGFEPWMEFPFNEGRLCPKGVQRYLQNNHPDRLMTPLKRVEGQGFVPTSWDEAMSKTVSEIKRIQEKYGNDAFSMLSGVSLTNEKSYLVGKFARVALKTKNLDYNGRLCMVSAGAGNKKAFGLDRASNNYSDLEYAEVIIVAGANISETFPTLTHWIWKARDRGAKIIVIDPRMIPLARTADIHLDVRPGTDSALYGAMLKYLVDHDMLDHDFIDNYTSGFQETIDAVKDYTLEWAEEVTGIDKNKIREAAELWGKAKTSFLLHARGIEHHSKGVDNVLGCINLVLATGRIGRPYCGYGTITGQGNGQGGREHGHKCDQLPGNRDIENPEHRKYISEVWGINEKDLPGKGLSAYEIIEAIHRGEIKGLISICFNPLVSLPNSNYVREALEKLEYYVCIDFFLNETARHADMVLAGSLQEEEEGTTTSAEGRVIRIRQAVTPPGDARTDTSIILEIAKRLGAEDKFTYENSEAIFNELRVASKGGTADYNGITYKRIEDNMGVFWPCPTEDHPGTPRLWEDKKFKTPDGKAHFNPAPYKLPGEVVDADYPVVLTTGRVVSQYLSGTQTRRIGKLVDQYPEPLLEIHPKLAQQYGIKQRELVKVSTRRGQGIFPANIVETIREDTVFIPYHWSGKKSANQLTPGTLDPISKIPEFKVCACHLEPLKEIAAPSTESTAYASV comes from the coding sequence ATGGCAAAATTACCAGTAGCAGAGGAAAATATTGTAACTAAATTTGGTCCTCACAAAAATTATAGCCCAAAAGATGGCTATCCGGGAAGAGATGAGCCAGATGCATTGGTAAAAACACACTGTTGTTTTTGTGGGATGCAATGCGGGATTCAATTGTCGGTCAAAGACAATAAAGTCGTGGGTTTTGAGCCTTGGATGGAATTTCCGTTTAATGAAGGAAGATTGTGTCCAAAAGGTGTACAACGGTATTTGCAAAACAACCATCCCGACCGTTTGATGACTCCTCTGAAAAGAGTGGAAGGACAAGGATTTGTGCCTACTTCTTGGGACGAGGCTATGAGCAAAACGGTTTCCGAAATCAAAAGAATTCAAGAAAAATATGGCAATGATGCCTTTTCGATGTTGTCGGGAGTCTCATTGACGAATGAGAAAAGTTACCTTGTTGGAAAATTTGCTCGTGTGGCGCTAAAAACCAAAAACTTAGATTACAACGGGCGTTTGTGTATGGTGAGTGCTGGTGCGGGCAATAAAAAGGCATTTGGTCTGGATAGAGCTTCGAATAATTATTCCGATTTAGAATATGCCGAAGTGATTATTGTGGCTGGAGCCAATATTAGCGAAACTTTTCCAACCTTGACACACTGGATCTGGAAGGCCCGTGATCGCGGTGCCAAAATTATAGTGATAGACCCGAGGATGATTCCGCTGGCGAGAACTGCCGATATTCATTTGGATGTTCGACCCGGAACCGATTCGGCTTTGTATGGTGCAATGCTGAAATATTTGGTCGATCACGATATGTTAGACCACGATTTTATTGACAATTACACATCTGGTTTTCAGGAAACAATCGATGCCGTTAAAGACTATACCCTAGAATGGGCGGAAGAAGTAACCGGAATTGATAAAAATAAAATACGCGAAGCCGCCGAATTATGGGGCAAAGCCAAAACCAGTTTCTTGCTTCACGCCCGCGGAATCGAACACCATTCGAAAGGAGTGGACAATGTTTTGGGTTGCATCAATTTGGTACTTGCTACCGGAAGAATAGGTAGACCCTACTGCGGTTACGGAACCATTACCGGTCAAGGAAACGGTCAAGGCGGTAGAGAACACGGCCACAAATGTGATCAGTTGCCGGGAAACAGAGATATTGAAAATCCAGAACACCGCAAGTATATTTCGGAAGTCTGGGGAATCAACGAGAAAGATTTGCCTGGAAAAGGGCTTTCGGCTTACGAAATCATCGAAGCCATTCACCGTGGAGAAATAAAGGGATTGATTTCAATTTGTTTCAATCCATTAGTGTCTTTACCCAACAGCAATTACGTTCGAGAAGCTTTAGAAAAATTGGAATATTATGTGTGCATTGACTTTTTCTTGAATGAAACTGCGCGCCACGCCGATATGGTGCTGGCTGGTTCATTACAGGAAGAAGAAGAAGGAACTACCACTTCTGCTGAAGGAAGAGTGATCCGAATTCGTCAAGCGGTTACTCCTCCGGGCGATGCTAGAACAGATACTTCTATTATTTTGGAGATAGCCAAACGGTTGGGAGCCGAAGATAAATTTACCTACGAAAACAGTGAAGCCATTTTCAACGAATTGAGAGTAGCCTCGAAAGGCGGAACTGCAGATTACAACGGCATTACTTACAAAAGAATTGAGGATAATATGGGCGTCTTTTGGCCTTGTCCAACCGAAGACCATCCCGGAACGCCAAGATTGTGGGAGGATAAAAAGTTTAAAACACCGGACGGAAAAGCACATTTTAATCCAGCTCCTTATAAACTTCCAGGCGAAGTTGTAGATGCTGATTATCCTGTTGTTTTGACTACCGGTCGTGTGGTATCCCAATATTTGAGCGGAACACAAACCCGAAGAATCGGAAAATTAGTCGATCAATATCCTGAACCTTTATTGGAAATTCATCCAAAATTGGCACAACAATACGGAATCAAACAAAGAGAATTAGTAAAAGTTTCCACCCGACGCGGTCAAGGAATTTTTCCGGCGAATATTGTAGAAACTATACGGGAGGACACGGTTTTCATCCCGTACCACTGGTCTGGAAAAAAATCGGCCAATCAATTAACACCGGGAACCTTAGATCCCATTTCTAAAATTCCAGAGTTTAAAGTATGTGCTTGTCATTTGGAACCGCTTAAGGAAATTGCGGCACCTTCAACAGAATCAACAGCGTATGCAAGTGTTTAA
- a CDS encoding MFS transporter, translated as MKNKTFNTKALLIATGLSIFMIVLVFFGSRNLQNFDAALITYLFGTVFAFFGIVYRYSVWLQRPPTWIYFKRGITYLITGKVFSHFWFATKESVENIAFQKFIYPRGKYRWVAHFMIAVGCTSAFLITIPLTFGWIHFAMAPNTISTYEAYFFGFKVMDFELDSIIAFLTFHALNWSSYLVIFGSLYYLRRRLTNPGLIATQTFEGDLLPLILLIAISVTGLGLTYSYQFMKGFAFDFLAVLHAVTVIMFLIWIPFGKFFHIIQRPAQIGAHIYKKQGMKMGMAVCPHTGEEFATKLHIQDLKTVTEQLGFDFSHEDGTSHLDLSPEGKRSRLAQAHLKARLEGGNLFG; from the coding sequence ATGAAAAACAAAACCTTTAATACCAAAGCACTTTTAATCGCAACTGGACTTTCGATTTTTATGATTGTCCTTGTGTTTTTTGGTTCCAGAAATTTACAAAATTTTGATGCAGCATTAATCACGTATTTATTCGGAACTGTTTTTGCCTTCTTCGGCATTGTATATCGGTATTCGGTTTGGCTGCAAAGACCGCCCACTTGGATTTATTTCAAACGCGGAATTACCTATCTGATAACCGGAAAAGTGTTTTCGCATTTTTGGTTTGCCACCAAAGAATCTGTAGAGAATATTGCGTTTCAAAAGTTTATTTATCCCAGAGGAAAATACCGTTGGGTTGCCCATTTTATGATTGCGGTGGGTTGTACTTCAGCTTTTTTGATTACCATTCCGCTTACTTTTGGATGGATTCACTTTGCGATGGCGCCCAACACTATTTCTACCTATGAGGCGTACTTTTTTGGTTTCAAGGTGATGGATTTTGAATTGGATTCGATAATTGCTTTTTTGACTTTTCACGCCTTGAACTGGTCTTCCTATTTGGTAATTTTTGGATCATTGTATTATTTAAGAAGACGTTTGACCAATCCCGGATTAATCGCAACCCAAACTTTTGAGGGCGATTTGTTGCCACTTATATTATTAATTGCTATTTCGGTAACTGGTTTAGGATTGACTTATTCGTATCAATTTATGAAAGGATTTGCCTTTGATTTCTTGGCAGTACTTCACGCAGTTACAGTAATTATGTTCCTGATTTGGATTCCGTTTGGAAAGTTTTTTCATATCATTCAGCGTCCGGCGCAAATCGGGGCGCATATTTATAAAAAACAAGGAATGAAAATGGGAATGGCGGTTTGTCCCCACACGGGCGAAGAGTTTGCCACCAAATTGCATATTCAGGATTTGAAAACGGTTACAGAACAATTGGGCTTCGATTTTTCGCACGAAGACGGAACCTCGCATTTGGATTTGAGCCCAGAAGGAAAAAGATCCCGATTGGCACAAGCCCATTTGAAAGCCAGATTGGAAGGCGGGAATTTATTTGGATAA
- a CDS encoding magnesium transporter MgtE N-terminal domain-containing protein, producing MKTWLDKWEPENEEFWENTGSKIAWKTLTITTLSLILSFASWFLMSVIAVKLPGLGFGFSKDQLFWLAAIPGLAAGILRIIHTFILPIFGTRHVVAWATLIKLIPVIGIGFAVMDVNTPFWVFAVLAFACGFGGGDFSSYMPSTSLFFPKRLKGTALGIQAGIGNFGVSLAQFVTPLILSVSIYGTASVFTSIDAKETLSVFQNSTIEKQKEVFTDLDAEVQTKILANVKKPVLDSVTAAVNSSDNAIIFAALPLKVKSKAIANANPKLAEKILNKISPDNGAVQNKDIYIQSAAFWFIPFLLILSVISWFYLKSIPMHSSIKEQMDIFKNKHTWYCTITYMMTFGTFAGLSAAFPLMIKFLYGDFPNAPDPLVYAFYGPLIGSASRIAFGFVADKVGGAILTTITGIGILAGAVILVTQGLVSPTSMDQFPLFVGVILAMFFFTGIGNAGTFRQYPIIFAENQRQAAGVIGWTAAIAAFGPFIFSKLIGNNITINGTVNQFFIGLIVFTILATIINWWFYNRRGCERPS from the coding sequence ATGAAAACTTGGCTAGACAAATGGGAACCTGAAAACGAAGAATTTTGGGAAAACACGGGAAGTAAAATTGCTTGGAAAACATTGACGATAACTACATTATCATTGATTTTGTCTTTTGCCTCTTGGTTTTTGATGAGTGTAATAGCCGTCAAATTGCCTGGACTTGGATTTGGTTTTTCAAAAGATCAACTTTTTTGGCTAGCAGCCATACCCGGTTTGGCAGCAGGTATACTAAGAATTATTCACACCTTTATTTTACCCATTTTTGGTACAAGACACGTGGTGGCTTGGGCTACGTTGATTAAATTAATACCGGTTATAGGCATTGGGTTTGCCGTGATGGATGTCAATACACCTTTTTGGGTCTTTGCCGTTTTGGCATTTGCCTGTGGTTTTGGCGGTGGTGATTTCTCTTCCTATATGCCAAGCACCAGCTTGTTTTTTCCAAAAAGATTGAAAGGGACCGCGTTGGGAATTCAAGCCGGAATCGGAAATTTTGGAGTGTCACTGGCACAGTTTGTTACTCCACTAATATTGAGTGTGAGCATTTATGGAACAGCTTCGGTTTTTACAAGTATTGATGCGAAGGAAACCCTTAGTGTTTTCCAAAATTCAACCATTGAAAAACAAAAAGAAGTATTCACTGATTTAGATGCCGAAGTGCAAACCAAAATTCTAGCGAATGTAAAAAAACCAGTATTGGATTCGGTTACTGCTGCAGTTAACTCGTCTGATAATGCCATAATATTTGCCGCTTTGCCTTTAAAAGTAAAATCAAAAGCGATTGCTAATGCCAATCCAAAATTGGCTGAGAAAATTTTGAACAAAATCAGTCCCGACAATGGAGCGGTGCAGAACAAGGATATTTACATTCAATCCGCTGCTTTTTGGTTTATTCCTTTTCTTCTAATTTTGTCTGTTATCAGTTGGTTTTACTTGAAAAGCATTCCGATGCATTCTTCTATCAAAGAGCAAATGGATATTTTCAAAAACAAACACACTTGGTATTGCACGATTACTTATATGATGACTTTCGGAACATTTGCTGGCTTATCGGCTGCCTTTCCGTTGATGATTAAATTTTTGTACGGAGATTTTCCCAATGCTCCCGATCCATTGGTGTATGCTTTTTATGGGCCATTGATTGGTTCTGCTAGCCGAATTGCTTTTGGATTTGTTGCCGACAAAGTAGGGGGCGCTATTTTGACTACTATCACTGGAATTGGAATTCTAGCTGGAGCGGTAATCTTAGTAACTCAAGGATTGGTTTCGCCAACAAGTATGGATCAGTTTCCGCTGTTTGTGGGAGTGATTCTAGCAATGTTCTTCTTTACCGGAATTGGCAATGCGGGTACCTTTCGTCAATATCCAATCATTTTTGCTGAAAACCAACGTCAAGCGGCTGGTGTGATTGGTTGGACTGCCGCGATTGCAGCTTTTGGTCCATTCATCTTTTCAAAATTAATTGGGAATAATATCACGATCAACGGAACTGTAAATCAGTTCTTTATTGGTTTAATTGTTTTTACTATCTTAGCAACAATAATAAATTGGTGGTTTTATAATCGTCGAGGATGTGAAAGACCAAGTTAG
- a CDS encoding MFS transporter — MSNLSQSHKILFLNTLAFTICFACWTLNGVLVTFLVDKGIFNWTVVEVGWLLGIPILSGSIFRLPVGILTDKFGGKIVFSSLLLLCSVPLLLLPFADSFWSFAVLSFLFGLVGTSFAVGIGFTSVWYPQNWQGRALGIFGMGNAGAAITTFVAPTLLNFFSKNDPTDGWKMLPITYAIVLVMIGLIFIFFAKNKKPSGDSKNIKTLLTPLKSVRVWRFGAYYFLVFGCFVAYSQWLLPNFMNVYQTSLVMGGLFATMFSLPSGVIRALGGYLSDKFGARKVMYWVLGSSIVISFLLMFPKMEVFTAGPGVLAAESGIVTQISATEIKIDGKGQSIHSKESIENGTTSMLPIKNSWQEIVVQQNQEVKKKELLAKGITQIKFEANMWVYLVLVILIGISWGIGKAAVFKHIPEYFPNEVGVVGGMVGLIGGLGGFVGPIIFGYLLNSTGLWTSSWIFIFIISVLCLLWMHRTIINILRVKSPSFTKDIEHNH, encoded by the coding sequence ATGAGTAATTTATCACAATCGCACAAAATATTGTTTTTAAATACATTAGCTTTCACCATTTGTTTTGCGTGTTGGACATTAAATGGAGTTTTGGTGACCTTCTTAGTCGACAAAGGCATTTTTAATTGGACTGTAGTCGAGGTGGGTTGGTTGCTTGGTATTCCTATTTTATCAGGGTCGATTTTTCGACTGCCCGTCGGAATTTTGACGGATAAGTTTGGTGGTAAAATTGTTTTTTCGTCACTCTTGTTGCTTTGTTCTGTTCCGTTATTGCTCTTGCCATTTGCAGATTCTTTTTGGAGTTTTGCCGTTTTGAGTTTCCTTTTTGGATTGGTAGGAACCAGTTTTGCAGTTGGAATTGGGTTCACCTCGGTCTGGTATCCTCAAAATTGGCAGGGAAGAGCTTTGGGAATTTTCGGAATGGGAAATGCGGGTGCGGCCATCACTACTTTCGTTGCGCCCACTTTATTGAATTTTTTTTCGAAAAATGACCCAACAGATGGTTGGAAAATGCTGCCAATAACCTATGCCATTGTGCTGGTTATGATCGGGCTTATTTTTATCTTTTTTGCCAAAAACAAAAAACCTTCTGGCGATTCCAAAAATATCAAAACGCTTTTAACCCCGTTGAAATCGGTTCGAGTTTGGCGATTTGGAGCCTATTATTTCTTGGTTTTTGGTTGTTTTGTGGCGTATTCGCAATGGTTATTGCCCAATTTTATGAACGTGTACCAAACCTCATTGGTTATGGGAGGACTGTTTGCCACAATGTTCAGTTTGCCATCGGGCGTGATTAGAGCTTTGGGTGGGTATTTGTCGGATAAATTTGGCGCTCGAAAAGTAATGTATTGGGTTTTGGGTTCTTCGATAGTAATTAGTTTTTTATTGATGTTTCCTAAGATGGAAGTGTTTACAGCGGGACCGGGTGTTCTCGCTGCAGAAAGCGGAATAGTTACCCAAATCTCGGCTACCGAAATCAAAATTGATGGAAAGGGACAAAGTATACATTCAAAAGAAAGTATAGAAAACGGAACCACATCGATGTTACCGATTAAAAATTCCTGGCAAGAAATTGTAGTCCAACAAAATCAAGAAGTCAAAAAGAAAGAATTGCTAGCCAAAGGAATTACTCAAATTAAGTTTGAAGCCAATATGTGGGTGTATTTGGTGCTGGTAATTCTGATTGGGATTTCTTGGGGAATCGGTAAAGCCGCCGTTTTCAAACACATACCAGAATATTTTCCTAATGAAGTAGGCGTAGTGGGAGGAATGGTCGGATTGATCGGTGGTTTAGGTGGTTTCGTAGGTCCTATTATCTTCGGATATCTCTTGAATTCTACCGGACTTTGGACTAGTTCTTGGATTTTTATTTTTATTATTTCGGTGCTTTGTTTGCTGTGGATGCACCGTACGATTATCAATATTTTGAGAGTGAAATCGCCGAGTTTTACCAAAGATATTGAGCACAATCATTAA
- a CDS encoding alginate export family protein, translating into MNTLKTIALSIIGLAGMSAFAQEFDANLQLRPRYEYRNGFKAPISNGESPTSFIAQRSRLNLNFKQEKIKLKLSLQNIRTWGDVTTTSQADKNGTAVFEGWAQYEINSKWSSRLGRQVISYDNQRIFGELDWAQQGQSHDAVLLTFHPENHQLDLGFAINANAENLIEPTAAYTTSYKSMQYAWYHTRINKLNTSLLMLNTGYEYGQPNTPLDVDYKQTFGTYLSFKEKKWDTNLGLYGQTGKSTNKNVSAWYAGANLGYAVTEKFKAGLGYEFLSGKNQDDTSNSIKSFSPLFGTNHAFNGFMDYFYVGNHQNSVGLQDAYLTLNYAQNKWQFTLMPHYFSAPATVLDASNKKMDDYLGTEIDFTFSYALHKDIKINGGYSQMFATATLERLKGVTNPASTNNWAWLMISFNPRLFSLK; encoded by the coding sequence ATGAATACCTTAAAAACAATCGCTTTATCAATTATCGGACTGGCAGGAATGAGCGCTTTCGCCCAAGAATTCGACGCCAACTTACAACTTCGTCCACGCTACGAATACCGAAACGGTTTTAAAGCACCAATTTCTAACGGAGAAAGTCCAACTTCATTTATCGCACAACGTTCTCGTTTGAATTTAAACTTCAAACAGGAAAAAATTAAATTGAAATTATCACTTCAAAACATTCGAACTTGGGGAGATGTTACCACGACTTCGCAAGCGGACAAAAATGGGACAGCCGTTTTTGAGGGTTGGGCGCAATATGAAATCAATTCAAAATGGAGCAGCCGTTTGGGACGTCAGGTTATTTCCTATGATAATCAGCGTATTTTTGGAGAGTTAGACTGGGCACAACAAGGGCAAAGTCACGATGCGGTCCTGCTAACTTTTCATCCTGAAAATCATCAATTGGACCTTGGATTTGCTATTAATGCGAATGCTGAAAACCTAATTGAACCAACAGCGGCATACACCACCAGTTACAAGTCAATGCAATACGCTTGGTATCATACTCGAATAAACAAATTGAACACGAGTTTATTAATGTTGAATACGGGCTATGAATACGGTCAACCCAATACCCCATTGGATGTCGATTACAAGCAAACCTTTGGAACGTATCTTTCCTTCAAAGAAAAAAAATGGGACACTAATTTAGGTTTGTATGGACAAACAGGAAAGAGTACCAATAAAAATGTTAGCGCTTGGTATGCTGGAGCCAATTTGGGATATGCAGTTACCGAGAAATTCAAGGCAGGGCTCGGCTATGAATTCCTTTCGGGAAAAAATCAGGATGATACCAGTAATTCCATAAAATCTTTTAGCCCTCTTTTTGGAACCAACCACGCCTTTAATGGGTTTATGGATTATTTTTATGTAGGAAATCATCAAAATAGTGTAGGGCTTCAAGACGCTTATTTGACTTTGAATTACGCTCAAAACAAATGGCAATTCACTTTGATGCCACATTATTTTTCCGCACCAGCCACAGTTTTGGATGCGTCAAATAAAAAAATGGATGATTATTTGGGAACGGAGATCGATTTTACATTTAGTTATGCACTTCATAAAGACATTAAAATCAACGGCGGATATTCTCAAATGTTTGCCACTGCTACTTTAGAGCGGCTCAAAGGGGTTACTAATCCTGCATCAACTAATAATTGGGCTTGGCTAATGATTTCCTTTAATCCCAGACTATTTTCATTGAAATAA
- the ric gene encoding iron-sulfur cluster repair di-iron protein has product MNIQENQIIGELVAKDYRAASVFKKYGIDFCCQGNRNIADACDKKKIDSKMVLRDLDVIIQGQEDRTIDYASWPLDLLADYIEKKHHRYVVEKTAEILPYLDKICRVHGERHPELFEIKEHFYATAGELAMHMKKEELLLFPFVRKLAKAQHEGCKVEGAPFGTVQNPIEAMMQEHSNEGERFRKIEALSNNYTPPQDACNTYGVAIALLKEFEQDLHLHIHLENNILFPGAIELEKELS; this is encoded by the coding sequence ATGAATATTCAAGAAAATCAAATTATTGGTGAATTAGTGGCCAAAGATTATCGTGCGGCTTCCGTGTTCAAAAAATACGGAATAGATTTTTGCTGTCAGGGCAACAGGAACATTGCTGATGCCTGCGATAAGAAAAAAATAGATTCAAAAATGGTGTTGCGTGATTTAGATGTCATAATTCAGGGACAAGAAGACAGAACCATAGACTATGCTTCTTGGCCGCTGGATTTATTGGCTGATTATATCGAAAAAAAACACCATCGTTATGTAGTTGAAAAAACGGCAGAGATTTTACCTTATTTGGATAAAATTTGCAGAGTTCACGGGGAACGCCATCCTGAATTGTTTGAAATTAAGGAACATTTCTATGCCACTGCTGGCGAATTGGCGATGCACATGAAAAAAGAAGAATTACTATTGTTTCCCTTTGTTCGAAAATTGGCAAAAGCCCAACACGAAGGTTGTAAAGTGGAAGGCGCTCCTTTTGGAACGGTGCAAAATCCGATTGAAGCCATGATGCAAGAACATTCAAACGAAGGCGAACGATTTAGGAAAATTGAAGCCTTGAGCAACAATTACACTCCACCACAAGATGCTTGCAATACTTATGGAGTGGCAATTGCATTGCTCAAAGAATTTGAACAAGATTTACACCTGCACATTCATTTAGAAAACAATATTCTTTTTCCAGGAGCCATTGAATTGGAAAAAGAATTGTCGTAA
- a CDS encoding RrF2 family transcriptional regulator: protein MFSKACEYGIRASIFIAEQSLLGKKVGLKEIALAVDSPEAYTSKILQELSRNFIINSDKGPHGGFSMNQKQLEEVNLSAVINTIDGDAIYNGCGLGLKKCGDDEPCPLHGQFKFVREELRKMLENTSIKSLSMDLKEGLTFLKR, encoded by the coding sequence ATGTTTTCAAAAGCTTGTGAATACGGTATTAGAGCATCAATTTTTATTGCTGAGCAATCGCTGTTGGGCAAAAAGGTGGGTTTGAAAGAAATTGCGTTGGCAGTTGATTCACCTGAGGCTTATACTTCGAAAATATTGCAAGAGCTTTCTCGAAATTTTATCATTAATTCTGATAAAGGACCTCACGGTGGTTTTTCTATGAACCAAAAGCAACTTGAGGAAGTAAATTTAAGCGCCGTAATCAATACGATCGATGGTGATGCTATTTATAATGGTTGTGGTTTAGGATTAAAAAAATGCGGGGATGACGAGCCTTGTCCGTTGCACGGGCAATTTAAATTTGTCCGAGAAGAACTTAGAAAAATGCTGGAAAATACATCAATCAAATCGCTGTCAATGGATCTCAAAGAAGGATTAACCTTTTTGAAACGTTAA